The nucleotide sequence GTAGCTCGAACTCTAGGTGGGTGAGCTTGACGGTATTGCTAAACCACACGGCTTCAAACCGTTCGGGAATGAGCGTGAGCGGACCGTAGTTGAGAATTTCGCTGTGCTTGGCCGCTTGAGGAATGCGATCGGTTCGCCGCAACAGCGCCCGCACCCGCACCAATAATTCCTGAATCTCAAACGGCTTAGTCAGATAGTCATCTGCTCCAGCATTGAAGCCATCGACCTTATTCTGAGTTTGACTCAACGCTGTCAACATGAGCAAGGGAATCTCAGATGTGCGTTCGTCTCGTCGAAGACGCTGACATACGGTAAATCCATCGACTTTCGGCAACATTAGGTCGAGCACGATCAGATCGGGTAGCAGTTGTAAAGCGATCGCTTGTCCCTTAATGCCGTCAGGGGCTTGAAACACCTCGTAACCTGCCAACTCTAGGTTGACAGACACCAGCTCCAGGATTGCCGAGTCGTCATCAATCACTAAAACTCGAGGCATAGGATGTACCGACCTGTTACAAAAAGAATTTGATGAATCTAGCTTAATCTAAATCCATCTTTACATATCTTTGAAAATATTACGAACATTACGAGGATACACGATCGGCTCTGTGGGGAAGCGAATGGATGGCATTCTCATTAACCTCGCCGCGGATCGCCATCGCCAAGAATCGATCGATCTTCCCACAGCATTCTCTATCAGTTGCTATTGTCTTGTATGGGCAAGGGTTTAACCCCTATTGTTCGGGCTGTGGCTTTGGCGATCGCATGCGCGACATCTGAATTTCTTGGCTCTATCCCAGCCCGAGTCGCACTTAATTTTGTTGCACAAGATACATAGCTCGATAAGGTGGCCTGCTTCAATTGGATGAATAGGTGTTCACAAATTCTTAATATTTGAACCGAATACCTATAATTCCTTGTGCTAATTCTCGTGGCAATAGAAAAGCTCCTGCTTGCGCAGGAGCGGAGATAGAATTCACAATGAGAGCTCGGAGATCGAACCTAGAGTAGGCCGATCTGAGTCAGGATACCTTCGCCAGTCAACAGCTCGGTAGCAATGCCAATCACAAAGCCTAACATTGCCAGGCGGCCATTCCACTTTTCGGAGAAGGCGGTGAAGCCAAAGCGGGTTTCTTGAGAGTCCATAACGGTAACTCCAGTCATGCAAAATACTTAACGTATCTTTATACTGCCTCGCCTCTGATGAAATGTCAAGTTTCGTAAAGTTTACTCGAATGCAGGCGTAGCAATGGTTTTAGCTTTTATGGTAGCGATCGCTACCCTTAGAAAACCCAAATTTTTAGAATGAGGCGATCGCCCTCTGGGCTCGACCGCGATCGCCCCCTCTAGCTCAACACCACATCCGACGCCAACAACATTCCCTCCATGCGATCGTAAAGGACTCGTAACTGCTCTGGCAGGCGTCGATAGATCTGACCGTTACTGACCTTCACCGCAGCTAACTGCACGGTCGACTCTAGATAGAGGGTGTGACGATCGCGCGATCGCAACTCGTACAGCCAAGGCAACCGCACCCCTTTGGGCTGCTCCGGCCTCGCCAACACCACTGCATCAGCCCCCATCGTCAAAGGACGGCGATAGCGCAGCGACATATCGGCGACCACCAAATTCACATCCGCCTGCACAAATCGCTCGAATGGCATCTGCAGGTGCCGCAACACCTCCACCCGCGTCTCCTCCAACCAAGCCACGTATTTGCCGTGCCAGACAATGCCGCCATAATCGGTGTGATGGGGATGGACGCGAATGGGATATTCAAACCAATGGGAGGTCATGCAGTTGGCACAGCAACAGCCTTTCTCAGTGTAGAACCGCCAAACCCGCTATCGCCCTATCTTCCGCCGCAGCTTGCCCCACTTTTGCTGCCACCACAACTGCCCCAACCGCCAGCGAGTCAGTTGGGGCAGGCGATCGCCTGTCCGATAATCGAAAAACGCATCGATCTCGACTAAAATCGCCCCCAATTTCTTCGCCACTGCCTCAGCTCGATAGTCCTCAAAAAAAGCAGCATCCACCTGCGATCTCCTTCCCTGCAAAGCAGCCTGAATCCGCCGCAGGTCGCAATCGAGCGAATACACTGCAATTTTTTCGCAGTTAAAGCCCGGATCGAGATAATCCGCCAGTGCGCTATTCACACTCGAAAACACCCAGCATCCGCAAGCCATCGCCTCCATCGGCGGCAAGCCAAACCCCTCCGTCACCCCACTCGCAGCCCAATATTCCGCTGAATCGTACACATAAATCCTGGCGCGATTGAATAGCCCCGCCAGATCCTCCACATAGCGATCCAGCAATTCGACGCGACAGAACTGACTCAGAGCGGGTACCAATTGCTCTAATACGTAACTGGAGGTTTTGCGGGTTTGAACGAGTACATCGATGTCTCGGGCTTGATGGCGATCGCAAAACTCTTGCCCAATGGCGTTGGGCAGGTAGAAAATGGGCGAATGCGGTGACTTTTGTCCCCAATACCCCATCGTGTTTCGACTCGCCGCCACAATCGGCACCGCCACCGGCAAATTGAAGCCATAGCCCGAGCTGTGGGCATGATAAACAACATTGCAGTGTTTGAGTCTCGCCACCAAACGCTTGACATCGAATCCCCAGCTTGCGACAAACGTGCAGTGGGCCAAGTCTTCAGTGGCGAGCACGTCCTCTAAAAAAGGGCGATCGCTTTCCCGTTGCCGATAGGTGACAATCTCCGCCTCGCAAAACTGCCTTGCTAATTCCGCTAGCTTCAGCTCCGCCCACAAGCCGCCACTGCCAAATTTCTGGGTGGTTCCAGGCAATAGGAAATATAGCTTTCTCACACCGACTCCACCCCCTTAGTTCGACTGTCACCGATCGCTTCCCCAGTCGACGAATCGATATCTGAATCGATATCTGAATCGATGTCATAGAGAAACGTAAAACTGCGGACACCCTCAAAAGAATCAATCTCGCGACTGAAAGTTTCCAGATAAGCTCTGACCAGCCTGACTTGCTCGCCAAAATCAGTGCGGGAAAAGAGCACCCAAACGCGATCGCTTTGACGCAGGAGATCTAGTTCTATAGCCAAGCGTTCTGACTGCGTCAGAGAAGAGTCATTCCTCTGTAAGAAATCGTCAGTGCCAATAATATAGTCAGATTCTGCAAAGCCATACAGAGGTGCGTAATAGGCAAATTGCAGATCTCCGTTCTGAAACACGAAAATTTTATCTTCTGGGGCTCGATATTCGCGGATATACTCCAACACTGCACGAATCCCGTGTTCTTGCTTGGGACGAAAAGGAATAGCCCCCGACTCTTTAATAGGGTAATAAAATAGAGCAAACACGATCGCCACCCCAACGGCTCTCGCCAGCCACTTCGCAAGGGGAAAATGGCGAGCAGATGCCTGAAAGAGACCTCGGATACTCACAGATGTCCCCTCAGAAATGAGTAAGTAAAACGTTGGAGCCAAGAAAATAATCAGACGTTTGAGAAAAGGATATTGATGTAAGAAGCTGGCAAAGAGAGTGACCAGAATGGGACAGATACAGAGAAGGAATGCTGATTTATTTTTCCTGTAAAAGGCAACGCAACCGACTACAAAGAAAACCATCGCCAACCCGTCACTCGGACTTTCAAAGCTAAAGGGCTCGTAGAAGGCGCGCCCGAGGGCATCGAGCACCCAGATTACATCGAAGGGCGAGCTGGGGAAGCCGTTGCTCCAAGAGCTCAATAAGGTAGTGTTGTCGCCGAGATTGCTGGCAGTAATCCAATAAAAGCCCCCAAAACTGGCAATCCAGCTCAGATAGATCGGTAACTTGCCGC is from Synechococcus sp. PCC 7336 and encodes:
- a CDS encoding response regulator transcription factor; translated protein: MPRVLVIDDDSAILELVSVNLELAGYEVFQAPDGIKGQAIALQLLPDLIVLDLMLPKVDGFTVCQRLRRDERTSEIPLLMLTALSQTQNKVDGFNAGADDYLTKPFEIQELLVRVRALLRRTDRIPQAAKHSEILNYGPLTLIPERFEAVWFSNTVKLTHLEFELLHCLMQRHGQTVSPSEILKEVWGYDPDDDIETIRVHIRHLRTKLEPDPRHPQFIKTVYGAGYCLELPNSVESEQLEEAAS
- a CDS encoding high light inducible protein; its protein translation is MDSQETRFGFTAFSEKWNGRLAMLGFVIGIATELLTGEGILTQIGLL
- a CDS encoding thioesterase family protein, whose protein sequence is MTSHWFEYPIRVHPHHTDYGGIVWHGKYVAWLEETRVEVLRHLQMPFERFVQADVNLVVADMSLRYRRPLTMGADAVVLARPEQPKGVRLPWLYELRSRDRHTLYLESTVQLAAVKVSNGQIYRRLPEQLRVLYDRMEGMLLASDVVLS
- a CDS encoding glycosyltransferase; translation: MRKLYFLLPGTTQKFGSGGLWAELKLAELARQFCEAEIVTYRQRESDRPFLEDVLATEDLAHCTFVASWGFDVKRLVARLKHCNVVYHAHSSGYGFNLPVAVPIVAASRNTMGYWGQKSPHSPIFYLPNAIGQEFCDRHQARDIDVLVQTRKTSSYVLEQLVPALSQFCRVELLDRYVEDLAGLFNRARIYVYDSAEYWAASGVTEGFGLPPMEAMACGCWVFSSVNSALADYLDPGFNCEKIAVYSLDCDLRRIQAALQGRRSQVDAAFFEDYRAEAVAKKLGAILVEIDAFFDYRTGDRLPQLTRWRLGQLWWQQKWGKLRRKIGR